The following coding sequences lie in one Methanomicrobia archaeon genomic window:
- a CDS encoding 30S ribosomal protein S2 — protein sequence MAAEKEREETLIPGTDYLASGVHIGTQQKTGDMKRFIYQARPDGLYLLDIKMMDQRLRTAAKFLAHYDPASILVVSAREYGHHPVSMFAKVTGAKAIVERFIPGTLTNPGSAYFIEPSILIVTDPMTDEQALKEGVSVNIPIVALCDANNSTSTIDLIIPTNNKGRKALATVYWLLAREMLRERHRKAGNQDEFSFDYTAEDFEAAI from the coding sequence ATGGCAGCGGAAAAGGAAAGAGAGGAGACGTTAATACCCGGTACCGATTACTTAGCGAGCGGCGTTCATATCGGTACGCAGCAAAAGACCGGCGACATGAAGCGATTCATTTATCAGGCGAGACCGGACGGCTTGTATCTGCTAGATATAAAGATGATGGACCAGCGACTGCGGACAGCGGCGAAGTTCTTGGCTCATTACGATCCGGCTTCGATCCTGGTTGTATCCGCACGCGAATACGGACATCATCCGGTGAGCATGTTCGCTAAGGTTACCGGAGCAAAGGCGATCGTCGAGCGATTCATTCCCGGGACGTTAACGAATCCTGGCAGTGCGTACTTCATCGAGCCTTCCATACTGATTGTGACCGATCCGATGACCGATGAACAGGCGTTAAAAGAGGGTGTGAGTGTCAATATCCCCATCGTGGCACTCTGCGACGCTAATAATTCTACCTCTACCATCGATCTTATCATTCCTACGAATAACAAAGGTAGAAAGGCGCTTGCCACCGTTTACTGGCTGCTTGCCCGCGAAATGTTACGGGAGCGGCATCGTAAAGCTGGAAACCAAGACGAATTCAGCTTCGATTATACTGCAGAGGATTTCGAAGCCGCAATATAA
- the cobD gene encoding cobalamin biosynthesis protein CobD, producing MNFTIDHILIIVIALVIDLTVGDPPEKLDRFYPIVWISRLMYFFDRRTSRGNARREKVRGVVYPLLILTIFVVPCLLLFLAPGDLIYIVVGALVFKMTFTIKGLERFGRNAMAAPDLEAKRAAVGKIVSRDVKALDNAHLDSAAIESVAENLTDSVIAPFFYFALFGVCGALGYRVFNTLDAVVGYKTEEYLHFGWFSAKTDDVLNYVPERIAAGLILLTSHSNWRAFRAVKVPKGVHVTIAAMSLALCVKLEKAGHYVVGEQFEPASEEDIERAIRVMKFSSVLFAVICLAVLVLLCSVV from the coding sequence ATGAATTTCACCATTGATCATATCCTTATCATCGTCATTGCACTCGTTATCGATCTGACCGTAGGCGACCCGCCCGAGAAGCTGGACAGGTTTTATCCCATTGTGTGGATAAGCCGGCTGATGTATTTCTTTGACCGAAGGACGAGCCGTGGAAACGCGCGAAGAGAAAAGGTGCGTGGTGTGGTATATCCACTGCTCATACTGACGATTTTCGTTGTGCCATGTCTCTTGCTCTTTCTTGCTCCCGGTGATCTGATATACATCGTTGTTGGCGCACTCGTCTTCAAGATGACCTTCACGATAAAAGGCTTGGAGCGGTTCGGCCGGAATGCGATGGCAGCACCGGATTTGGAAGCGAAGCGAGCTGCAGTGGGAAAGATCGTGAGTAGAGACGTGAAAGCCTTGGATAACGCGCATCTCGACTCCGCCGCGATCGAATCGGTAGCGGAGAACCTCACCGATAGTGTTATCGCGCCGTTCTTCTATTTTGCGCTCTTCGGCGTTTGTGGTGCCCTGGGGTATCGCGTGTTCAACACTTTGGACGCCGTTGTGGGCTACAAGACCGAAGAATACCTCCATTTCGGCTGGTTCTCTGCGAAAACGGATGATGTGCTGAATTACGTACCGGAACGGATCGCAGCGGGCTTAATACTGCTAACCAGTCATTCAAATTGGCGAGCGTTTCGAGCAGTTAAGGTACCCAAAGGAGTTCATGTGACAATAGCGGCAATGAGCCTCGCATTATGCGTAAAGCTGGAGAAAGCGGGGCACTATGTCGTAGGCGAACAATTCGAGCCGGCATCAGAAGAGGATATCGAACGAGCGATACGAGTAATGAAGTTCTCGTCTGTTCTGTTCGCCGTTATTTGCCTCGCGGTGCTTGTGCTGCTTTGCTCAGTGGTATGA
- the thiC gene encoding phosphomethylpyrimidine synthase ThiC, producing MSSFASVKWDEHELERVAVAEGTSVEKLQRLLDAGRVVIPRNAKRRDDAGNRAIALKAIGEGMSTKVNVNVGTSKDYVNLDDEVEKAKVAVHYGADTIMDLSTGGDLDETRRRILKAEDVPMGTVPIYQAALEKADVRAVVEMSSDDMFNVVRQHAKDGIDFVTIHAGVNLNALERLGRSGRILDVVSRGGAFLIAWMIHNDRENPFYAEYEYLLELAREYELTLSLGDGMRPGCIADASDRAKFMEAITLGELVRRAREAGVQALVEGPGHVPLDEIEAAVKVIKQVTDFAPLYLLGPLVTDIAPGYDHLVSAIGGAVAGMYGADFLCMVSPSEHLALPSVKDIKEGTIVTKIAAHVVDLVKAGQRDRARAIDAEMAHARKNLDWNRQFELAIDHEEAQRIRKSRPSESDACSICGDLCAIKLVRDFLKK from the coding sequence ATGAGCAGTTTTGCCAGCGTCAAATGGGATGAGCACGAATTAGAGCGAGTGGCCGTAGCCGAAGGTACGAGCGTGGAGAAATTGCAAAGACTGCTCGACGCCGGGCGAGTGGTCATTCCGAGGAACGCAAAGCGAAGAGATGACGCTGGGAACCGGGCGATAGCGCTCAAAGCGATTGGCGAAGGTATGAGCACAAAGGTGAACGTGAATGTCGGGACGTCAAAAGACTACGTTAACCTTGATGACGAGGTAGAGAAGGCAAAAGTTGCGGTACACTACGGTGCGGACACAATAATGGACCTCTCGACCGGCGGCGACCTTGACGAAACGCGCAGGAGGATTTTGAAGGCAGAAGACGTGCCCATGGGGACGGTGCCGATCTATCAGGCGGCGTTAGAAAAGGCGGACGTACGAGCCGTTGTGGAGATGAGTTCGGACGACATGTTCAATGTCGTGCGGCAGCATGCGAAAGATGGCATAGACTTTGTTACGATCCATGCGGGTGTGAATCTCAATGCGCTGGAGCGCTTGGGACGTAGCGGGCGCATCCTGGACGTGGTGAGTCGCGGTGGCGCGTTTCTCATTGCCTGGATGATACACAACGACCGCGAGAATCCGTTTTACGCGGAATACGAGTATCTTCTGGAGCTCGCACGGGAGTACGAGTTGACGCTCAGCTTGGGCGACGGCATGCGACCAGGCTGTATTGCTGATGCTTCAGACCGCGCGAAATTCATGGAAGCCATTACGCTTGGCGAACTCGTAAGACGTGCCCGGGAAGCAGGCGTTCAGGCACTCGTTGAAGGCCCGGGGCACGTGCCCCTAGACGAGATAGAAGCGGCGGTGAAGGTAATAAAACAGGTTACGGATTTCGCACCGCTCTATCTCTTAGGACCGCTGGTCACGGACATCGCACCGGGCTACGACCATCTGGTGAGCGCAATCGGGGGCGCGGTTGCCGGCATGTACGGTGCGGATTTCCTCTGCATGGTTTCGCCCTCAGAGCATTTGGCGTTGCCCTCCGTGAAAGACATTAAGGAGGGCACGATCGTCACGAAGATAGCAGCGCACGTTGTGGACCTCGTAAAAGCGGGACAGCGCGACCGTGCGCGAGCAATAGACGCCGAAATGGCGCATGCACGTAAAAATCTGGATTGGAACCGGCAGTTTGAACTAGCGATTGATCACGAGGAAGCGCAGCGAATAAGAAAGAGCAGGCCTTCGGAAAGCGATGCATGCTCCATCTGTGGCGATCTGTGCGCGATCAAGTTAGTACGGGATTTTCTGAAGAAGTGA
- a CDS encoding 6,7-dimethyl-8-ribityllumazine synthase encodes MAKGKEAEIKLGFVVSEFHRDITYQMEILGREHASFLGATVSHTAYTPGTFDMPLAVKKMLAEGDVDAVVTLGCIIEGATGHDEVIASQLTRKIMDLSLEYDKPVTLGVAGPGMTRLEAQERVDYAKRAVEAAVKMVKRLREKA; translated from the coding sequence ATGGCAAAAGGAAAAGAAGCTGAAATAAAATTGGGTTTCGTCGTCTCGGAATTTCATCGGGACATCACCTATCAGATGGAGATACTCGGGAGAGAGCATGCCTCGTTTCTTGGTGCGACCGTTTCGCATACGGCATATACGCCGGGAACCTTTGACATGCCGTTAGCGGTGAAGAAGATGCTCGCGGAGGGGGACGTCGACGCGGTCGTTACACTTGGCTGCATCATCGAGGGCGCGACGGGGCATGATGAGGTCATTGCATCGCAACTGACGAGAAAAATCATGGATCTTTCGCTGGAGTACGATAAGCCGGTGACGTTGGGCGTAGCAGGCCCGGGAATGACGAGATTAGAAGCACAGGAACGGGTAGATTATGCCAAGAGGGCGGTCGAAGCAGCAGTGAAGATGGTGAAGCGACTAAGGGAGAAGGCATAA
- a CDS encoding 4Fe-4S binding protein, whose protein sequence is MKLLLKFPLSLDEMPYTAEVVLETGVKLSIDSATRGELIVDVPGNKVDQVAELFREKGIEVRKLMKLIAWDEGRCVHCGACIAVCPTKVFSFDPSWCLDLDEEKCVRCEVCVKACPRSALVCVS, encoded by the coding sequence ATGAAGCTGCTATTGAAATTCCCGTTATCTCTGGATGAAATGCCCTATACTGCTGAGGTTGTGCTCGAGACGGGTGTGAAATTAAGCATAGATAGCGCAACGCGGGGAGAGCTGATCGTTGATGTTCCGGGGAATAAAGTGGACCAGGTTGCGGAGCTATTCAGAGAGAAAGGAATCGAAGTGCGGAAATTAATGAAGCTGATTGCCTGGGATGAGGGGCGGTGTGTGCATTGCGGTGCGTGCATTGCCGTCTGTCCTACCAAGGTATTCTCGTTCGATCCCTCGTGGTGCCTCGATTTGGACGAGGAGAAATGTGTCCGTTGTGAGGTCTGCGTAAAAGCGTGTCCGCGTAGCGCGTTAGTATGCGTGAGTTAG
- a CDS encoding UPF0280 family protein translates to MKESFRLKETFVWITADEERYIEIAKEEIIRRRRDLERFVRWHPYFLVTFERYRTEDEVEVGDAREPGEIPEITRRMIDAASRFSIGPMAAVAGTLAEFAVEAMRDAGATYAMVDNGGDIALINDREVLVGIYAGWSRFSNKIALRIKPSHALTGICTSSGTVGHSISFGTADAATVISASASLSDAAATALCNAVTDEQSIKEAFRAINHVDGIEGALVIYKDTLATWGNVPEIVKTK, encoded by the coding sequence ATGAAGGAGAGCTTCCGGCTAAAGGAGACGTTCGTATGGATAACCGCAGATGAAGAGAGATATATCGAGATAGCAAAGGAGGAAATAATACGGCGAAGGCGAGATTTGGAGCGGTTCGTGCGCTGGCATCCTTATTTCCTCGTCACGTTCGAACGGTATCGGACAGAGGATGAAGTTGAAGTGGGTGATGCTCGAGAACCGGGTGAAATACCAGAGATCACGCGGAGAATGATAGACGCTGCGAGTAGATTCAGCATAGGGCCGATGGCCGCGGTGGCGGGCACGTTAGCCGAGTTCGCCGTGGAAGCGATGCGTGATGCCGGCGCGACGTACGCAATGGTGGATAACGGCGGGGATATTGCTTTGATCAATGATAGGGAGGTGCTTGTGGGGATCTACGCGGGCTGGAGTCGATTTTCGAACAAAATTGCGCTGCGGATAAAACCCTCGCACGCTTTAACAGGTATATGTACGTCCTCTGGAACGGTCGGGCATTCGATAAGCTTTGGAACCGCGGATGCCGCAACGGTGATCAGCGCGAGTGCCTCACTATCAGATGCCGCCGCTACTGCGCTCTGCAATGCTGTCACGGACGAGCAATCGATCAAAGAAGCGTTCCGTGCAATCAACCACGTAGACGGGATTGAAGGTGCATTGGTGATCTATAAGGACACGCTGGCAACGTGGGGAAACGTGCCTGAAATTGTGAAAACGAAATAA
- a CDS encoding DUF4402 domain-containing protein: MVSTKGQIIFLVSLAAIALFCLLVGFEVISPLRWLYKKRRSCKFLGFKVGILNDIREEEKYGSVPPKEWKKEIEKVAKTAGVKIKVDLIKTNKNFGTYAAIINPYGGTYPESDLKSFDTLTEIFNYVYTGGLFVSVEDIFGYYAYNASLKPGRKIETPPPVYGIKYASDGRIERLEPARPFERTPAMEKLGLRVISTEYSLNWNNISALEREKLLLLLSNIYNIPWVKNATVSMNDGGNTCLISNEEDGNFAKIILNPTNGKVTLNTSGGRSYNLRAKKENDNPYLHIIDIWDVEFADKFSEVRTEMFGVKVFRAVIVEKNVKSVVKPEKWQIGKEITPLCFVNYGNEGKFLFSLLRISDQEEIVKEQLKTALSELVVNFVKDAKLD; encoded by the coding sequence GTGGTATCAACAAAAGGACAAATTATCTTTCTTGTTTCATTGGCAGCAATCGCCTTGTTTTGCCTTCTTGTAGGGTTTGAAGTAATTTCCCCTTTACGCTGGTTATATAAAAAGAGAAGGAGTTGCAAATTTTTAGGCTTTAAAGTAGGTATATTAAACGATATCAGAGAAGAAGAAAAATACGGGAGTGTTCCCCCTAAAGAATGGAAAAAAGAGATAGAAAAAGTTGCGAAGACGGCTGGAGTGAAGATTAAAGTAGATTTAATCAAAACAAATAAGAATTTTGGTACTTATGCTGCAATAATAAACCCTTATGGGGGTACTTATCCAGAGTCTGATTTAAAAAGTTTTGATACTCTGACTGAAATATTTAATTATGTGTATACTGGTGGATTATTTGTGAGTGTTGAAGATATATTTGGCTATTATGCTTATAATGCATCACTTAAGCCCGGAAGAAAAATAGAAACGCCACCGCCCGTTTACGGCATAAAATATGCAAGCGATGGAAGAATAGAAAGACTTGAACCTGCAAGACCGTTTGAACGCACACCTGCAATGGAAAAATTGGGATTAAGAGTAATCAGCACCGAGTATTCGTTGAACTGGAATAATATCTCCGCTCTTGAACGTGAGAAGCTATTGTTGCTTCTTAGTAATATTTACAATATTCCTTGGGTCAAAAACGCGACAGTATCTATGAACGATGGTGGTAATACTTGCCTCATTTCCAACGAAGAAGACGGTAACTTTGCTAAAATAATACTCAATCCGACGAATGGAAAAGTAACCCTAAACACTAGTGGTGGTAGATCTTACAATCTGAGAGCTAAAAAGGAAAATGACAACCCCTACTTACACATAATAGACATCTGGGACGTTGAATTCGCGGATAAATTTAGTGAAGTAAGAACCGAGATGTTTGGGGTTAAGGTTTTTAGGGCGGTAATAGTAGAGAAAAATGTTAAATCCGTTGTAAAACCTGAAAAATGGCAAATCGGGAAAGAAATAACGCCGCTCTGCTTTGTAAACTACGGTAACGAAGGTAAATTTTTATTTTCGCTTCTTCGGATATCGGATCAGGAAGAGATAGTTAAAGAGCAACTGAAGACAGCACTTTCTGAGTTGGTTGTTAACTTCGTAAAAGATGCTAAATTGGACTGA
- the mtnA gene encoding S-methyl-5-thioribose-1-phosphate isomerase, which yields MRTITWDDEKAVVKLIDQTVLPADYKIVACAQVDELIAAIQELKVRGAPVLGAAGAFGVVLACKNVRDAAAVKKEAHKLRNARPTAVNLSYGVDRALAAALRGENMQEMMRLALAEAKRIAEDDVAANKKLGEYGSALLEDGDVVLTHCNAGRLACVDWGTALGVIRTAIEKGKRIEVIACETRPLNQGSRLTAWELLEDNIPVTLITDSMAAALMRAGRVNKVLVGADRVVKEGVFNKIGTYMHAVVANAHGIPFYVAAPRSSFDTERSYTEVEIEERSPEELLFCGEKQIAPRDVKVYNPAFDFTPFALIEAVITEAGIIRPADLDGM from the coding sequence ATGAGAACGATAACGTGGGATGACGAAAAGGCGGTAGTGAAACTCATAGATCAGACGGTACTGCCTGCAGATTATAAAATTGTGGCGTGTGCACAGGTGGATGAACTGATCGCTGCGATACAAGAATTGAAGGTGCGGGGTGCGCCTGTGTTAGGCGCGGCTGGTGCGTTTGGCGTGGTATTGGCATGCAAGAACGTGCGTGATGCAGCTGCGGTTAAGAAGGAGGCACATAAGCTGCGAAACGCGCGACCAACCGCTGTGAATCTCTCGTATGGGGTTGATAGAGCGCTAGCGGCCGCATTGCGTGGCGAGAACATGCAGGAGATGATGCGATTGGCGTTGGCGGAAGCGAAACGGATCGCCGAGGATGACGTGGCAGCGAACAAGAAGCTTGGAGAATACGGAAGTGCGCTTCTGGAGGATGGCGATGTCGTGCTGACGCATTGCAATGCCGGTCGGCTCGCCTGTGTGGATTGGGGCACCGCGCTGGGAGTGATACGAACGGCGATCGAGAAGGGTAAACGGATAGAAGTGATCGCATGCGAGACGCGACCACTCAATCAGGGCTCACGACTCACCGCGTGGGAACTGCTCGAGGATAACATCCCGGTGACGCTTATCACAGACAGCATGGCTGCGGCGTTGATGCGAGCAGGGCGAGTGAATAAGGTGCTGGTAGGTGCAGATCGAGTGGTGAAGGAAGGCGTGTTCAACAAAATCGGGACGTACATGCATGCCGTAGTGGCGAACGCGCACGGTATACCGTTTTACGTTGCCGCGCCGCGTTCTTCGTTCGATACGGAGCGGAGTTATACCGAGGTAGAGATAGAGGAGCGGAGTCCCGAGGAGCTCTTATTCTGCGGCGAAAAGCAGATCGCTCCACGTGACGTGAAGGTTTACAATCCTGCCTTTGATTTCACACCGTTTGCGCTGATTGAAGCGGTAATCACGGAGGCAGGTATAATTCGGCCTGCTGATTTGGACGGGATGTAA
- a CDS encoding nucleotidyltransferase domain-containing protein — protein MQSLRARIRDFVVTKQDWIFSVVSYDLGGEHLRCLLRYVPDEKGERISERGRYRKLDFYGAYEFLREHRLEYVKDVHVVPKGDVKEILRPEMRLPEVAARNEHARAVYELLGQRIAKERIGITGSFLCGLNGANSDLDFVVYGRANFDKARTLVKAATESGLLTALNDELWQQIYRKRKPELSYEEFLAHELRKEHRGAIGGTYFDILYVRDPKELLLLDMWNYEPGERLGYGTIMAEVTDASFSFDSPAIYEIEHPEVNKVLSFTHTYTGQALAGETLEARGVLEQTKHETRLVVGTTREAKGEWIRSLSFV, from the coding sequence ATGCAGAGCTTGAGAGCACGGATACGGGATTTCGTGGTGACGAAGCAGGATTGGATCTTCTCGGTGGTCAGCTATGATCTGGGCGGCGAGCACTTACGCTGCCTCTTGCGCTACGTCCCGGACGAGAAGGGCGAGCGCATCTCAGAGCGTGGACGATACCGGAAATTGGATTTTTACGGTGCGTACGAGTTCCTACGAGAGCATCGTCTGGAATACGTCAAAGACGTGCATGTGGTCCCGAAAGGCGACGTGAAGGAGATTCTCAGGCCAGAGATGCGGCTACCTGAAGTCGCTGCACGTAACGAGCACGCCAGAGCTGTGTACGAACTCCTTGGACAGCGTATCGCAAAGGAGCGCATAGGCATTACCGGTTCTTTTTTGTGTGGTCTTAACGGAGCGAATTCGGATCTCGATTTTGTCGTGTACGGGCGTGCGAACTTCGACAAAGCGAGAACGCTCGTTAAAGCTGCAACTGAATCAGGACTGCTCACCGCGCTTAACGATGAGTTGTGGCAACAGATTTACCGTAAACGGAAGCCGGAGTTGAGTTATGAGGAGTTCCTCGCGCACGAGCTGAGGAAAGAGCACAGAGGCGCGATCGGCGGCACATATTTCGATATCCTCTACGTGCGTGACCCGAAAGAGTTACTGCTGCTGGATATGTGGAATTATGAACCGGGCGAACGACTGGGCTACGGGACGATAATGGCGGAGGTAACAGATGCATCTTTTTCGTTCGATAGTCCAGCGATCTACGAAATCGAGCATCCCGAGGTGAACAAGGTTCTTTCGTTCACGCATACGTATACCGGGCAGGCGTTGGCGGGCGAAACGCTCGAAGCTCGTGGCGTGTTGGAGCAGACGAAGCATGAGACGCGATTGGTTGTGGGCACCACACGAGAGGCCAAGGGTGAATGGATTCGCTCGCTCTCGTTCGTTTAG
- a CDS encoding riboflavin synthase: MKKVGVTDTTFARYDMGAAAIDELRKLASVTIERYTVPGIKDLPVAAKKLIEERGCEIVMALGMPGPKEIDKQCAYEASTGIITAQLLTSTHIIEVFVHEDEAEDDKKLAWLADRRAREHAQNVIKLLFKPQDLEREAGQGKREGFEDAGPLRV; encoded by the coding sequence ATGAAGAAAGTAGGCGTTACGGATACCACGTTCGCGCGGTACGACATGGGTGCGGCAGCGATAGACGAGTTGCGGAAACTTGCGTCCGTAACGATAGAGCGGTACACTGTCCCGGGCATAAAGGATCTGCCAGTGGCTGCGAAGAAGCTGATCGAGGAGAGAGGCTGCGAGATCGTCATGGCGCTGGGGATGCCGGGGCCCAAGGAGATAGACAAGCAGTGCGCGTACGAGGCTTCGACCGGAATTATCACTGCGCAGCTCCTCACGTCCACGCACATCATCGAGGTCTTTGTCCACGAAGATGAGGCAGAAGATGATAAGAAGCTCGCGTGGCTTGCCGACCGCCGTGCGCGCGAACATGCGCAGAACGTTATCAAACTGCTCTTCAAGCCACAGGACCTGGAGCGCGAGGCAGGCCAGGGCAAACGGGAAGGATTTGAGGATGCAGGGCCCTTGAGGGTATAA
- a CDS encoding MoaD/ThiS family protein, translated as MILNVKIRAENEEEKRLEISNADTYETVLEKLTINPEEVLVLRNGEPVPEDEPVADSADSGAEITIIRIISVG; from the coding sequence ATGATCTTAAACGTGAAGATACGTGCGGAGAACGAGGAAGAGAAGAGGTTAGAGATCTCGAACGCGGATACTTACGAGACGGTATTAGAGAAGCTGACCATCAATCCTGAAGAAGTTCTTGTCTTGCGCAACGGTGAGCCCGTGCCTGAGGACGAACCAGTGGCTGATAGTGCGGATTCCGGTGCTGAAATAACGATCATCAGAATTATTTCTGTCGGGTAG
- a CDS encoding MEMO1 family protein: MRRPVVAGFWYEGEKGRLEKQLREFFSDVPREENEAIIGAVVPHAGYLYSGGVAATVYAALPPADIFVILGTNHQGIGSVLAVSRETWATPLGEVEVDEAFVDALPKRIIDVDETAHRYEHSIELQLPFLQFLFDKTFRVVPISFGLIDMDTAREVGENLADTIAQFDKKVVILASSDFTHYEPDTIARAKDEYVIEAIRALDVAKFYKRVYERNVTACGVDQIAAMMHAAKKLGATEGRVTKYMTSGDIIGDRSSVVGYGGIIIV; this comes from the coding sequence ATGAGAAGACCGGTAGTAGCTGGTTTCTGGTATGAAGGCGAGAAGGGGCGATTGGAAAAACAGCTACGAGAATTTTTCTCCGACGTACCCCGAGAAGAGAACGAGGCTATTATCGGTGCCGTCGTGCCGCATGCAGGCTATCTGTATTCGGGTGGCGTAGCGGCGACGGTCTACGCTGCATTACCGCCCGCGGACATCTTCGTCATTCTCGGCACGAATCACCAGGGTATCGGGTCGGTTCTTGCGGTTTCACGGGAAACGTGGGCGACTCCGTTGGGAGAGGTGGAAGTAGACGAAGCATTCGTCGATGCGCTCCCGAAACGGATTATCGACGTGGACGAAACCGCGCATCGCTACGAGCATTCCATAGAACTTCAGCTCCCGTTCCTTCAATTCCTCTTCGATAAAACGTTCCGCGTTGTTCCTATTAGTTTCGGGTTAATCGATATGGATACTGCGAGAGAGGTGGGTGAGAATCTTGCAGACACGATCGCGCAATTCGATAAAAAAGTGGTCATTCTCGCTTCCTCGGACTTCACGCACTACGAACCGGACACGATAGCGAGAGCGAAGGACGAATACGTGATAGAGGCGATAAGAGCGTTAGACGTGGCGAAGTTCTACAAGCGGGTGTACGAACGAAACGTGACCGCATGTGGCGTTGATCAGATCGCTGCGATGATGCACGCCGCGAAGAAACTCGGTGCAACGGAAGGACGGGTGACGAAATACATGACCAGTGGTGACATCATCGGTGACCGGTCCAGTGTCGTGGGCTACGGCGGCATTATCATCGTGTAA